CCCAAATCTTAAACACTCTCAATCTTCAGGCTTTTGTATATGTTGTTCTACATCTTGCGTTATCTGTTTATTaatctgtccgtctgtctctgtAGCCTCAGGCTGGTGCTTTGGCCCCTTTCGGTATGATGGGAATGGTAAGATAACATTATTCCACTttttgcacctttttttttgtcacttaaAATATAAGAGTTGTTTGCATAGTTTGTTTATGACGAACGACCGAAACGACGACGAGGGTGTCTGTGGTGTTTAGGGTTGTGTCGATAGACGATGAAATTGGGGATGTTGCCTTTGACGATATATCAAGACAATATTGGGCTTGTGTTCCCACTGTTAACAAAACCATGCTATGTGCAGAACTTCTGTGTGTACATGGGGACTTATGCGATATATCTTTGGAAaactaagattcttgtgattcgattcATCCACAAcgtttcaagatacaatcacaacagcagctacaatcaacatcTTTGTCAGACCACCAACTCACCTAAGAAGCCTCCTAGTAGTCCACTGATCGATAAAATCCTGACAGAAACAGTCTTGTTGTATTGGCAAAGGTTCAAATGTTCCAATCAAGTAAAAATATTTACTCtaaaacacattattacatCAGTAAATACCCACGGACTGTTACTGTTTCACGTGTTCTCCGTAATAACTTTAATTCACGTCTAAACATTACCGATGTCTTGATATCAAAATGGCCGCCGCAGTCTGACCTTTCGATTGACACCTCATTTGAGCCAATAGGCGCGTCCTTGTCCTGTCCAAAGCTTTCAAAAGTAAACTAGAATCCACGTTGAACTGAAGTGCCTTCCCCTTTTCCTTCGTGAAAAGCTCGAGTCTATTGCAACCGATCGTGTGGCTGACTGGCGCTTCGTATAGCCGACGAAATCCTGAAAAATATGACGCGCCGCTTTAGTGGGAAGTTTCAACACTTCAACTTAAAAGGCCGTGCGTAAAGCTGGCTAAGCAGTGCTAAGTGTTTTGTGCGTTCGTCCGTACGTAAAAGTGTAGTTTTGTGACTGTGACTAACTTTTGGAAGGTGAATTATGTCGAAATGGACgaggaaaacaaaaatactcGCTCCGATATGTGCTGGAAGAATGCACTTGGCGTGAAAGCGACGAGTCTGAGGATGACGTTTCGGAAGTAAATAGTGATGAATCATATATTGTTTCTGGAGGGAGGAGACATTACTCTCGACATGTaagtattttattataataatataataaaatatgataaaaactgtgtatatatatgtaaaatacaTGAGTAAGTAAATGAGCAAATGATAACTATTGCTCCGCACTGCCCCCGCGCGCGATAATATCGTGTATCAGCAATCTCGCAGGCTGACGATAGGACGATCGGACTATGGAGAAGATGGCTCAACATTAGTGGAGTTTGCAGTAGAGATAAATGTGTATGATGTCATAAATTGTGATCAAAGTTTAGGCGGTAATCATGATGTGAAAATGTAAAACTGGTACATGGGTAGGTATGTGTGTTTAGAGTtgtgatgatgttggtgtgtgcTGCAGGGAGGAGGATTCATAGATATGTTCGGGATGATGAACGGCATGATGGAGAACATGGTGAGCCACATCACATTCGTTACATGCCTGTAATAGCGagagtgtttttattattttataaacgAGGTATTTTTATCTGTTCTTTCGAGTAGTTTGTGTTTAGGTGAAATGGTTAATCCAGTTGCTGTAggctattttgtgtgtgtgtgtgtgtgtgtgtgtgtgtgcgcgcgcgcgcatgtgCGCCCATCAAAATGTCTCCATGTTTGGACCTGcttgtgtgcgagtgtgttcgttgttgtgtgtttgcatggtatttgttaatgtgtgtgtctcCTTTAGGAGAGGTTCTCTGGTTCTCCAGCCTGTCAATCGTTCTCCTCCTCCACCGTGATCTCGTACAGCAGCGACTCCGCAGCTCCGAAAGTGTTCCAGCAAACCAGAGAAATCAGAACAGCACCTGGAGgggtgagacagagacacacacacacacacacatacacacacatgtgaaAAATGACATTATGAGGACACACACCTGGTTTATGTGGACTCCATTTTTCCATGATcctgtgcgcgcgcacacacacacacaccgcagcagcagctctgaaaaATTAGAAATGACtggatttcacacacacacacccccccacagACATTCTTGTAATTATGAGGACACTGCTTTACAGGAAGGTTTTCCTGATGTGGGATGTGATCCCACATCACAGTATCGCTTGGaggggtctctctctcacacacacacgcacacacgcgtaCATTCTTGTAATCAAGATATTATGAGGATACAACACTGCTTTACAGGAAATCTTTTTTCCAAtgatcccacacacacacacacacacacacacacacacacacacacacactctctctctcctactacAGTGGCTAGAAATTAGAATATCACCTGGAGGGGGGgtctctttcactcacacacacacacttgtaatcATCACACTATGAAGACACACACCTGCTTTATGGGAACTCCGTTATCCCATGAGcctacacacacatgctcctACACTCTTAGAAATTAAAACATCACCTGGagtggtctctctctctctctctctctctctctctctctcacactcacacacacacatacgcacacacacactctcgtaatCATTATGTATATGAGGACACAAACCTGTTATATGTGGACTCCAATTTCCCAtaatatctcacacacacactcctcttgCAGTGTCTCTGAGAAATTAGAACATCACCTGGAGGGGTGaaacacagacccacacacccaccctTCTTGTGATACCTTaatttaattagcattaaatattaacatttgaatatttctattttcactgtgtgtgcatgtgtagatCAGAGAGACACGTCAGTCATTGCGTGACAGTGAGAGTGGAATGGAGCGGATGTCCATCGGCCACCATATTGGAGATCGAGCTCACGTGATGGAACGTTCCAGAAACGCACACACTGGAGATCAGGAGCACCGACAAGACTTCATCAACCTGGAAGAAAGTGAGTGCAGCACAGCTTTAACGTGCAGTTCTGACATGTGCAGTGTATCCGCTACAACCTGTCAAAGTCTGTTTTTCATACTAATGTCGTAGATTAAAGAAGACTGTTGAATGTAAGGTCCTAGCTTTCGATCTGAGAGCCTGCTGACAAAGACAGTGGTTTTTCCGGTTTGTCCAGGTCCATAGTGTCCGTAACTGTGTCCCGGATTAGTTGACGTGATATTTCTTTAAATCACATCACGTGACCCACTTGTGTAGGACGGTCGTTAAGTGTAACTAAAAGAGCTATCTGTTTAGATAACGTTCTTACTACGATATCGTAGACTTTCAGGTTCTGTCTCAAAGGCTAgaattcagtccctccaggatgtcAGGATTTTGCGATCTCAGAAATGCGCGCAAAATCAAGCAACCTCCACAATATTCGTTGGAGCGTGCAATTTTTCACGTGCGTtgaacgtgagtacagctaagaGGTCCCATTTACCAACTGTGAAAGACCACGCAAAACAATTTCGCGTAATTGAAGTGGTTTTtccggggggaaaaaagcacaaaaagactcccaagttttttaaaaagccactgCCGAaccgagcatttttggccgcgacAATCACAAAACAATTCTACAAAATCCTTAAGGTTATTGTTCGACCATCTTAAACATTTTTTCCTGGAATGTCATTCTGCAGTTTCTAGTGTACCTGCTCATACGTTATTTATTTACCCTGtctattttctgtctctttttgtcTCAGGTGAAGCTGAAGCCTTTGATGAAGAGTTTAGGAGGGGGGTAGGGCGCTACATGAGCCCTAACGCTCGTGGCCTGGATTACGGACGGAGCCGAAGGACAGCGGCCGGACAACTGGCCTTAACCGCACCACCGAACTCCAGCGCCTCTTCCTCCCCTCGACCCCCCCACCGCCCCCGCTATGACTGGTGAGGGCTAAATCAAACTGCCAAACTggttgtttatgtatgtatgcatgtatttatttatgtttaggTAGTTCGATGGCCTTCCCCTGTGTGTAACTCCAACTAGCTATATTCAGTATCTTCGTTTATACGTCATTTATTCCGAATTCTCAATTCTGCATGGTtgatttcattttctataacagcagctcagatgGTCGTTCCGGCTGCAATGCAAATCCCAGGTTTACGTTAAAGTTTTCGTCCTGGTACGTCATAACAATGCACATGAGGACTTTGAAAGTAggttttattaaataacatgCGATCATTGACATGGcaaaactttttaaaagatttttggaaggagtctccactgtcagtGCTTCGTAATAGTCATTGGTTTCTCCATAACAGGACAAGTAAGCTAATATATAAATTAGCTGATTCAGcataacattattttattaagctattagtgtgtgtgtgtatgtaggtgtgtgtgtgtgtgtgtgtgtgtgtatgtgtgtgtgtgtgtgtgtgtgtgtgtgtgtgtgtgtgtgtgtgtattgtaatACAGATTCAATCAGGATTCATTTGAATAATGGCATTGGTtaatttggtgtgtgtgtgtgtgtgtgtgcatacaggTGAAGGAACCAAGCAGAAGAGCCTCATGATCTACCTGATGATGTGAACGAGATTGTTTAGGAAACCCTGGTTCTGTGTCCTGgcgtgaagtgtgtgtgtgtgtttgtgtgtgtgtgtgtgtgtgagcgcgcaTACGCGTATGTAAAATGTTACCCTGCAGGACTGACACTGTACAGAATAAATAGCTGGGTCCAAAAATCCGAGTGCACTACTGTCCGCTATATAGGCCACATCACAAAAAGTCTCACCATCCCTGTGGACGTTTCCCAAACCATACACCTTAGTCACTACGTGTAGGTCGTGGTGCATTATGGAATACAATGTCTGGACTCTACTCTATTGTagggcggtgtgtgtgtgtgtgtgtgtgtgtgtgtgtgtg
This genomic window from Ictalurus punctatus breed USDA103 chromosome 1, Coco_2.0, whole genome shotgun sequence contains:
- the mlf2 gene encoding myeloid leukemia factor 2, producing the protein MFRFLDDVDDNPYIMDPFAAHRRQMRSVFGSFGFDPFPLTPQIQSARTPTMQVQPQAGALAPFGMMGMGGGFIDMFGMMNGMMENMERFSGSPACQSFSSSTVISYSSDSAAPKVFQQTREIRTAPGGIRETRQSLRDSESGMERMSIGHHIGDRAHVMERSRNAHTGDQEHRQDFINLEESEAEAFDEEFRRGVGRYMSPNARGLDYGRSRRTAAGQLALTAPPNSSASSSPRPPHRPRYDW